The nucleotide window ttgcttgagcccaggtgttggaggttgctttcAGTTGTGatttcacggcactctacccagggcaacagcttgaggttctgtctcaaaaaaaaaaaaatgtttttggctgtgcctggggtctcacacctataaacctaacactttgggaggctgaggcaggaggatcacttgaggtcaagagttcaaaaccagcctatgCAAAaatgagaccttgcctctacaaaaaaaaaaaaaaaattagctgggtgtgatgcacacctatagtctcagctactcgggaggctgagccaggattacttgagtccagagtttgagatcagaatgagctgtgatgatgccattgtactctggACACCACTgcctgggaggcagagcaagaccctatctaaaacaaaacaaacaaacaaaaattcaggaaaaatagATTCAGGTGGGGGGTAAATTAGCCCAAAATAGTCTCACTAAAACTTATTACTCAACCATTCTAATCCCCAAACTTAAATTCTGTGAAATCACATCTATCTGCTTATATCTGTACCCTCATGACACAGGAGAGATATTGGTAGACTAAAGGgctacataaatatttgttgattgctgaaaatataaaaatcaaaatagctgatgattttttaaagacttcTTTTCTATCCTATGTGAAGGCGAAGTCCTAAGATCCTGGCCAGGCATgctggttcacgcctgtaatcttagcactctagaaggccaaggcaggtggacagcttgagctcattggtttgacatcagcctgagcaaaaagcgagacactgtctctactaaaaatagaaaaactgaggcaacaggatcacttgagcctgagttggaggttgctgtgagctatgacaccatggcaccttacccagagcaacagcttgagactctgtctaaaacaaaaaaaaagagtgttaagACCCTTCCTTTTCATTTGTCACCATAACAGTGATTGGGTTCAGAGTCCCTGAGAACATTTAATGGAAGGACACTTCCCATTTCCACTGGCTCAGAGAAGGTTGAGCAATGGAATGAGCACATGAGGGGTGATTGTGTTCCCTCCCAGAAAGGATTCCTCTGGTGCCTCTAATAACACAGAGGCCCTGGCCATCCTCACATGCTTGCTATCTTCcgactctctctttctctctgtttccatATTCCTCCATTGCCAGCTCAAAGCAATCAAGTGAAACCCCCTTCCACAGCCTCCTCATTTTTTCCAaccatccttttcctttctccttcctggcATTCTGCAGGGAATTTGCTTTTGATAcacaggaaagaagaaatgatcaTGCCTTCTTTTCCTGGTGCTAGAAAAACAGCTCAGACTTCAGGCCACACAAATCCAGGATCAGATTTTAGCTTTGCCCGGGGCAAGCTGTGTGAACAACACAAACACATGACTTCAGTTTCTCTaagtctcattttcttcatctgtacttCAGGATAAcaatgttgctttctttttttttttttaaatgtttttatgtttttttttttttttgtggtttttggccgaggctgggtttgaacccaccacctccagcatatgggaccggcgccccatccctttgagccacaggcgccgccccaatgttGCTTTCTTATAATTAAGCCATAACATACCTCACAAAAACTATACCACCAGAAACAAgagtgcagggcggcgcctgtggctcagtgagtggggcgccggccccatatgccgagggtggcggattcaaacccagccccggccaaactgcaacaaaaaaaaaaaaaaaaaaaaatagccgggcgttgtggcgggcgcctgtagtcccagctgctcgggaggctgaggcaagagattcacgtaagcccaagagtgagaggttgctgtgagccgtgtgacgccacggcactctacccgagggcggtacagtgagactcttgtctctacaaaaaaaaaaaaaaaaaaaaaagaaacaagagtgCAGGCCACATCtagtatatttacatatttacaatAGGTATCTGCAAATGAAAGGTTTTGAAATGAAATGTTAATTCACTACATCCTGAGAAATGCTGGTTCACGCCCCACCCCTAAAATTTTGCGCACCTGACAATTGAGCCTTCTCCTGGGATAGCCCACGTCTCCTTCTGTTCCCAGCCACCTTTCCCATTCTCTTTCTGAACTGTAAGTGAACTTCTGTAACCACCACTTTAGTTTGGCTGCTAGGAATGCTGAATTGCTGGAGAACTAGTTATGTCCTATCGCTTTGAGTCTGCTTTCAGAAACAAAGGTAGCTTCAAACAGCCCTCAAATATGTGCCAACAATAATAACATGTACATAAgaggcagaaattatttcaagaatGGCAGGCATTAGGGTCACCCTCACACCTACAATTGTGCTGGCGTAATATTGGAAAGAAGACTATAGGGCCATCACCCAGCAGAGGTACTGCAGGTCACTGGCCACTTGTGAGAAccagaattttgaaaagaaaccTAGTCCTGAAGCCAAGAGAGCGTACGATGCTCTTTTCTGCCTTCAGCTGCCTGACATACCTTGGACCCCTTTCCATATTACCAAAAACAACTGAAAAGACTTAAAATCAAGAGGTTGCAAACTggaatttctaataaaaatctgCAGCTTAAAACTGAGAATTCTCTTTGGATCTATCCAGCTAGAATTTCTCTCTGTATGATTCAATTCATTGTTGCCTATTCCTCTAGGCTCAAGTACAGAATCAGGCTAGATGTGTTGCACTAAGATAAGCTGAGACTTGGCTACAGATCTTAGGCCAGAGTCATTTAAGCTGGAGTGATGATTTGtaagtgaaggagctaaggaaatttttcccccaaatatgactccttggtataaagaatatttttaattaaaggctATTCTTGATCAGGAAGCATTGAAATAGGCCTTAtctctatctacataaaatcTGAGTATCTTGATTGGGAATCAAAAGGAGCTGATGACTTCCTTATTACAGCTAACAGACCTGGCCCCCAGGTCATTTGAAGCCTGATTCCtgtctcaggttaatctacaaattaatctgtttccctccatctacacCACTGCCCCCAGCACCACTAGCTGCTCCTATACATTCCacattctctccctcccttccaaaaggcatctataaTGGTCTCTGACTACTGttgagactttgggtaatcattctagTGGTTCCCCCCATGTGTggggtatttggaaataaacctttctcttattaatctgccataATTAtaagttgatctttcagtgaaccaaccaAGGGGAAAGGGCAGGTTTCACGGTGATCCCCACATAAGGGCCCAAAGAGGCTTCTAAGACTCTAAAAGCAGCACCCTCACACAGCGCCCTGACCTTCCAGCAACCGCCTGCATCAATGAAGCAGTGCAGAATAGCGTAACATCCCTCTAAAAGAAACACCATCTATTTCAATTCATAAATTCTagaatagttatttaaaaaataagcgtTATTATGTTGATAGCTGTGCTTATCAACAACTTTGAAGCATATTCATTGGAAAAGCTGAGCTGAAAGTCAGCAACCGTGGGACACACAATCAAGAACAGTTTGGCCAAATGACCATAGTCCCTCATTTCTTAGATCAGCATCTCACATATTTACAAGATAACAAAGCCAGCACGAAACTGTCGCTAAAAATTTtccctaagtatttaattttttcaaatgagtCAGTTCTCTGGCGAGAAGGAGAATGTTAGAAAACCAAGAAGAATTGGGAATGGAAATTGGTACCCACCTGGAATCCTACTGAGTGTCACCCAGAAATGCTCGTCAGGACTGTAGGTATCTTTGGACCATTCTAGTAGATCAATGGCCCTTTTGTCATGAAATACAAAGTTGACAAACTCTCTGGTAAGGGCCACATAGGCCGTGCCAAAGTAAATGGTCAGCTGATGTGGAGGTGGGGTTTTCAAAACTTTAGTATTTTTCACATAAGAATGATCTTTGCTTCTATGCTCTTGGTGGACATACTTAGTCCGTCCAATGGCGTGATCAGGGGGCAGCACCCCTGGGgtaatgtttttctctttaaatcctTTCAGATACTGAACTATTTCCCTGTTGGTTTTCAGGGGAAAATCTTGCCCACAGGTGTTGAGGACATACTTCCAGGGAACCTCTGTGGTGAGAAGGTCTTGCAGGCAGTTCAGATCAGCCTGGAGCCTGGAAATTCCCGCATAAACCACAGACTCTTTCTTTGAAGCAATAAAAGCATTTTGGAAACAACTCAGTAACTGCTGCACAGATTCCTTAAACTCAGCTGGGGCTTTATCGTCCACATGAACACAGTAGATATTTTGGGGCATATAGATAGCCCTAAAGAGCCTTTCAAAAGTATCAAAGTCCTTGTGGATGACCATGACATAAGCCAAAGGAAATGCAATTTCTTCTTCCGACAGGGGACTTGTGATGTAGTGACTCTGGATCAGGTAGCTCTTGCAGGGGACACTTCCCAAAGGTGATGGTAATGTATTTTCCCAAGAAAAGGGTGACTCATCTCCTAAAGCGTAGTTACAGGCATCTGCTCTAAAATATCTTTCACTGGAACTGTTCAGCTTCTCGTAATGTTTTGGCAGGCTCAACTGGCTActgtaaaatatcacaaaaataacCACACTGACCACAGTGAAAGCAAAGAAGTAATACCTCCAAAAGTCCATTATTTTCACTTCCCTAGGGAAGAAATCTCTTCTCTTTAGGGGCTGTGAAATAATCAGTCCCTGAAACTATAAGCCTGAGAAGTTGAATCGACTTCTCTGGCTAGTCTTGAATTTTGGCAGCTTCTCTTGAAGTCTGGCTCACCCTCCCTGAGTCCTTTAATCCTCATGTATTCTCGACTCCGGTGTCCTGTCCATCCTCTTTGGGGTTGCCTGGAGATATGACACTTTCCTGCGGCACTCCGGTCTGTGGTTCCTCTCTGCTTGAATCCTTGCTCCTCCCAGAGGCTTGgcctggcccagcccagcccagcccaaccTCAGGGAAGCCTCCTCATTTACGTACAAAATCCAACTGGTGGATTTCAGCAAATTACATCCAGGAATGGAGTGACAAGGTCTTTTTCATTGGAGCCCATTTTCttttgctccccccaccccctttccatCCAATCTATTCCAATCTGATTTCTCTTCTCACGCTTTCTCCTTGCCTTCTAGAATAAGTGGTTCTATTTTTTCTGGCTGGCTCCACAACCTGCTAGCAGTCCTTGGAAGCCCCAGCACTTAGGATGTTTGCTCCTTGAATTTATTTCTCTTCCACCCCTTTTCCTTTCAGTGTTACCTCTGTCTCTGGGCATTTACAGACACAAATAATAATGCTCTTGTAACACGTCTAAGTAGAATATAATTAGCGGCAAAAAAAGTCTTTGATGAGGTTCCCTAGATTAAATTAGATTCTGATGGTGTAACGTAATATAGAGGTATGTGCGTTACATACATAACTATAGGAAGAAGGAACCAAGAATTGCACCCTTGGGGGTACGAGATAAGGGAAGAATCTAGGAGCGACTTTTCACACTAAAGAATCACTGTTGACATCACATAATGAAGTAAATATACCTTAGTTTGCATAAGCAAAAGTTGGCTCCCATGAGTCTCTTTAAAAGCCTCACATCTTTAGATTTGAGGTCATTTCATGGAAATCAAAGGATTCTCATTCCTCTCATCCaatcccctctcccacctccttactctgaagaaagaacaaaagctTCAGGGTTGCTGCCACATTCCTGGAAGCATCAGTCAGTGTGATTCAGGGGAATTAGGAGGAGCAGGTCTGGCCACATTACGGAAGGGTTCTAGCAGCTCACCACACCTCAAGCGAGCAGGCACAGCAAATGTGGGGTGCTGCTCTAGAGGGCCCTGAGGGTTGATGCAGGTGGTCGGGACACCTTTGGGGAAAAGGTAACTGGTCCAACTAAAAGACTGACTGGGCCAGGCACCCGAAGAGGTATGGGTCCTGCCTCGTTCCTGGACTCATCCAGCTAACCTACCTGTCCGGGCATGTGGCAATGGGAACAGCTGCTCCTATTAGGAAATCATTCTCTGCATAACACAGCAAtctccccgccccctccctctgccACACCACCCCTTGACCTCCTCACAGTTCATGGTATGAATGAATGACATGAATGGCAACAGAGGTGTGGGTGTGACAGATAATTGATTGGCAGGGTTGCCGAAGACTGGGAGGGATCTTTGGGATCGCCTAACACAactctttattttatagatgtgggGACAGACCAGTAAAAATGTTCTCTCCAGAGTTATTTAGCCAGATAAAAACCAGAGCCTTAATTCTATAGCTCCCTAGTTCAGATACCGAAGCCATTCTACTTGGCTAAATCCTAGCTGGTCACAGAGATCAGGGTAAAGTCACTTCACCCGACGAAGCACCATGTTCTCCCACCGTGAAGGGGTCAATTACAGTGGCTTCTATTTCCTATGGTTGCtaagaagattaaatgagagaacTCTCATCCAGTGTTTAGCAGGAATCTAGGTACCTGTGTGATTATTAGTATTGTtgtttctcatttgaaaaatatctaaCACTCCTGACCCCGCTAATGaactgctattttttatttgtgttctgAGTAATGGACAAGAAAAACATTTACCTTAGGCCTTTCAAATGGGTTGGTTTATTCCCAGAGGTTAAATATTAAATTCTGCTCTTTGTCTCTCCcatagttatttccccttttcctcAGAAAACAACACACACATGTACCACACACATGCAATGTGGCTATAGGAAGGTCGAATAGACCATTTTGATTCCCCCACGTCCCTTCATTCATATGTCGTACTAGAACCACACCCTATTCTGCAAAATATATTCTCAGCAGAACTTGCGGAGGACAGGAAGGGGAAAGTCAGAGGCAGAAAGGGAAGCAAAGGGCTTTCGCTGCAGGTTCAGTCTGatgttttcccttctcttttccttgaGCCCTGATCCTCCATTAGGGAGCTGTGGTAGATGACAGTGAAAAGCGAACTGAAGAAACCTTTCCTTGCGATTTAATCCACGCAGATTGCAAAGGTGGGGTGACAACGTAAGTTATAGTTCAAAACAGCGctatgaaaatacataaataaaacacCCCTCCCCCAATCATGTATCTAGTTTGTCCCAGCTTGTTTACAACTATTTGGATGAACAGGTGGGGCCTTCTGACTGGCTGGCCCGAGCAGTAGGTTTGTTTTGCCTGGTATCCAGGGTGACTGAACAggcattttcttccagaaaataattGGGCAGGCTAACCTCCAACTGAGAGGAGGTTATTTCTGCTCCTATTCATTCTAGTTGGCTTAACATATTGAACACTGTCAAGTGGACATTCCATATCACTCCGGGCCTTTCTCTGCCCCGGGATGACCTTTAGGGTCACAAACAAGGAGACAGCACGGATGCTATAGCTAACAACACACAATCAGCTGAGGGAGctcagaaaatttcaccccaaaatatgattccttggtataaggaatattttgaattaaaggagTATTTTGAATATTTCCCTCTATCTGAATAAACCAGACAAACTATTGGAAGAACA belongs to Nycticebus coucang isolate mNycCou1 chromosome 9, mNycCou1.pri, whole genome shotgun sequence and includes:
- the GCNT2 gene encoding N-acetyllactosaminide beta-1,6-N-acetylglucosaminyl-transferase isoform X2; translated protein: MDFWRYYFFAFTVVSVVIFVIFYSSQLSLPKHYEKLNSSSERYFRADACNYALGDESPFSWENTLPSPLGSVPCKSYLIQSHYITSPLSEEEIAFPLAYVMVIHKDFDTFERLFRAIYMPQNIYCVHVDDKAPAEFKESVQQLLSCFQNAFIASKKESVVYAGISRLQADLNCLQDLLTTEVPWKYVLNTCGQDFPLKTNREIVQYLKGFKEKNITPGVLPPDHAIGRTKYVHQEHRSKDHSYVKNTKVLKTPPPHQLTIYFGTAYVALTREFVNFVFHDKRAIDLLEWSKDTYSPDEHFWVTLSRIPGVPGSMPNASWTGNLRAIKWSDMEDRHGGCHGHYVHGICIYGNGDLKWLVNSPSLFANKFELNTYPLTVECLELRLRERTLNQSEIAIQPSWYF